The Corynebacterium comes genome window below encodes:
- the nadC gene encoding carboxylating nicotinate-nucleotide diphosphorylase — MTPPETPAFPSAEFDPEDVDRLIAAALDEDLTYGPDITSRATVSAEHRSSARIVARKPGTVAGLFVVDRVLRQVATSDFKVEEVAPDGTRVNPGDVVARIEAGTRDLLTAERTLLNLLTHLSGIATTTAAWVDAVEGTRAGIRDSRKTLPGMRLLQKYAVTVGGGINHRLGLGDRALIKDNHVIAAGGVREAFLAVRAAYPDKWCEVEVDTLEQLDELLPEKPDEIMLDNFEPWAVQVAVQRRDAVSPGTLLEASGGLDLDVAADYASTGVDYLAVGSLTHSAPALDLGLDFD, encoded by the coding sequence ATGACGCCGCCTGAAACACCCGCCTTCCCGTCCGCGGAGTTCGATCCCGAGGACGTGGACCGTCTCATCGCCGCAGCGCTGGATGAGGACCTCACCTACGGCCCCGACATCACCAGCCGGGCCACGGTATCCGCCGAGCACCGTTCCTCGGCACGCATAGTGGCACGGAAGCCGGGTACCGTCGCCGGGCTGTTCGTCGTCGACCGTGTTCTGCGCCAGGTCGCCACCTCGGATTTCAAGGTCGAGGAGGTCGCACCAGACGGCACCCGCGTCAACCCGGGCGACGTGGTCGCCCGCATCGAGGCCGGAACCCGCGACCTGCTCACGGCGGAACGTACGCTGCTCAATCTGCTGACCCACCTGTCCGGTATTGCCACGACCACCGCCGCCTGGGTCGACGCCGTCGAGGGCACCCGCGCGGGCATCCGCGACTCCCGGAAGACCCTGCCCGGTATGCGGCTGCTGCAGAAGTACGCCGTCACCGTCGGCGGGGGAATCAACCACCGTCTCGGTCTGGGCGACCGCGCGCTGATCAAGGACAACCACGTCATCGCCGCCGGCGGTGTGCGCGAGGCCTTCCTCGCCGTGCGTGCGGCCTACCCGGACAAGTGGTGCGAGGTCGAGGTGGACACCCTCGAACAGCTCGACGAACTGCTGCCGGAGAAGCCGGACGAGATCATGCTGGACAACTTCGAGCCGTGGGCCGTGCAGGTGGCGGTGCAGCGCCGCGACGCCGTCTCTCCCGGCACCCTGCTCGAGGCCTCCGGCGGGCTGGACCTCGACGTCGCGGCCGATTACGCCTCGACCGGAGTGGACTACCTCGCCGTGGGCTCGCTCACCCACTCCGCGCCGGCGCTCGACCTGGGCCTTGACTTCGACTAG
- a CDS encoding winged helix-turn-helix transcriptional regulator: MSGRSQDWAGRYDPFDRTCPSRGLLNSVGDKWTILIVLSLADGPLRYGRIVEVVDGISQKMLSQRLRTMADDGLIARRAFEEIPPRVEYGLTELGRSLLPVAQALVDWVADNYATVERHHRG, encoded by the coding sequence ATGAGCGGCCGTTCGCAGGACTGGGCGGGCAGGTACGACCCCTTTGACCGCACCTGCCCCAGCCGCGGGCTGCTCAACTCCGTGGGGGACAAGTGGACGATCCTCATCGTGCTCTCCCTCGCGGACGGTCCGTTGCGTTACGGGCGGATCGTGGAGGTGGTGGACGGGATCTCGCAGAAGATGCTCTCGCAGCGCCTGCGCACCATGGCCGATGACGGACTCATCGCGCGCCGGGCCTTCGAGGAGATCCCCCCGCGTGTCGAATACGGGCTCACCGAACTGGGGCGCAGCCTCTTACCCGTGGCGCAGGCGCTGGTCGACTGGGTCGCCGACAACTACGCCACGGTGGAACGGCACCACCGCGGGTGA
- the glgX gene encoding glycogen debranching protein GlgX, with protein MTTESEQNHAVWPGDPYPLGSTYDGAGTNFAIFSYVAEKVELCLIDREDNEVRINLEEVDANVWHCYLPGVQPGQRYGYRVHGPYDPHNGKRCDPSKLLVDPYARAFDGDFDGDPSLFSYDIFADPPGSGRNTDDSLGHTMKSVVINPFFDWGSDRAPRIPYNETVIYETHVKGMTMTHPDVPANLRGTYAGLAHPSIIEYLKDLGVTAIELMPVHQFLQDDRLRELGLRNYWGYNTFGFFAPHQDYAAAGKPGGAVSEFKGMVRAYHEAGMEVILDVVYNHTAEGNHLGPTIAFRGIDNEAYYRLVDNDKYHYMDYTGTGNSLNVRDPHSLQLLMDSLRYWVTELHVDGFRFDLASTLARELHDVDRLATFFDLVQQDPVVSQVKLIAEPWDIGHDGYQVGNFPPLWTEWNGKYRDTVRDFWRGEPSTLGEFASRLTGSSDLYANNGRRPTASINFITAHDGFTLNDLVSYNEKLNIDNGEDNRDGESHNRSWNHGVEGPTDDPEILSLRSRQRRNFLTTLFLSLGTPMLSHGDEVARTQQGNNNVYCQDNELAWMNWEQLEDNSSLHAFTKRLLNIRRRHPVFRRRRFLAGGPLGANVRDRDIAWLVPSGKLMTQDDWDFKFGKALMVYLNGNAISEPDSRGEKITDDSFILMFNAHYEEIEFTLPPRAFGVRWQLLVDTTEEIGYPVEASIIDAKGTITVPARATMVLKQIEPPVYDEADEIEVVDEAERKKDLGQAGDKVTADSTATAEATAAAEVEEVEEVAPEVEEVEAEEPEVEEPEVEEPEVEETEEPEAEEPEVKKTPFTVFSEEADLAAKRRAALHDEYTDTE; from the coding sequence ATGACTACTGAGTCCGAGCAAAATCACGCGGTCTGGCCGGGTGACCCGTATCCGCTGGGATCCACCTACGACGGTGCAGGCACCAACTTCGCAATCTTCTCCTATGTCGCGGAGAAGGTGGAACTCTGCCTCATCGACCGGGAGGACAACGAGGTACGTATCAACCTCGAAGAGGTCGACGCGAATGTCTGGCACTGCTACCTTCCCGGAGTTCAGCCCGGTCAGCGCTACGGCTACAGAGTCCACGGCCCGTACGACCCGCACAACGGCAAGCGATGCGACCCCAGCAAGTTGCTCGTCGACCCGTACGCTCGTGCCTTCGACGGGGACTTCGACGGAGATCCCTCGTTGTTCTCCTACGACATCTTCGCCGATCCGCCCGGCTCCGGCCGCAACACCGACGACAGCCTCGGCCACACGATGAAGTCCGTGGTGATCAACCCGTTCTTCGACTGGGGCTCCGACCGCGCGCCGCGTATCCCGTACAACGAGACCGTCATCTACGAGACCCACGTCAAGGGCATGACGATGACGCACCCCGACGTGCCGGCGAACCTCCGCGGCACCTACGCGGGCCTGGCGCACCCCTCGATCATCGAGTACCTCAAGGATCTGGGGGTCACCGCCATCGAGCTGATGCCGGTGCACCAGTTCCTCCAGGACGACCGTCTGCGCGAGCTGGGTCTGCGCAACTACTGGGGCTACAACACCTTCGGCTTTTTCGCGCCCCACCAGGACTACGCCGCCGCCGGCAAGCCCGGTGGCGCCGTCTCCGAGTTCAAGGGCATGGTGCGCGCCTACCATGAGGCCGGCATGGAGGTGATCCTCGACGTGGTGTACAACCACACCGCCGAAGGCAACCACCTGGGCCCCACCATCGCCTTCCGCGGCATCGACAATGAGGCCTACTACCGCCTCGTGGACAATGACAAATACCACTACATGGACTACACGGGCACGGGTAACTCCCTGAACGTGCGCGACCCGCACTCCCTGCAGCTGCTCATGGATTCACTGCGCTACTGGGTCACGGAACTGCATGTGGACGGTTTCCGCTTCGACCTGGCCTCCACGCTGGCCCGCGAGCTCCACGACGTCGACCGCCTGGCCACCTTCTTCGACCTGGTCCAGCAGGACCCGGTGGTGTCGCAGGTCAAGCTCATCGCCGAGCCCTGGGACATCGGCCACGACGGTTACCAGGTGGGCAACTTCCCGCCCCTGTGGACCGAATGGAACGGCAAGTACCGCGACACCGTCCGCGATTTCTGGCGTGGTGAGCCCTCCACCCTGGGCGAGTTCGCGTCCCGGCTGACCGGTTCCTCCGACCTCTACGCCAACAACGGCCGTCGCCCCACTGCGTCGATCAACTTCATCACCGCCCACGACGGCTTCACCCTCAATGACCTGGTCAGTTACAACGAGAAACTGAACATCGACAACGGGGAGGACAACCGCGACGGGGAGTCCCACAACAGGTCCTGGAACCACGGCGTGGAGGGCCCGACCGACGATCCCGAGATCCTCTCCCTGCGCAGCCGCCAGCGGCGCAACTTCCTGACCACGCTCTTCCTCAGCCTGGGCACGCCGATGCTCTCCCACGGCGACGAGGTGGCGCGGACACAGCAGGGAAACAACAATGTGTACTGCCAGGACAACGAGCTGGCGTGGATGAACTGGGAGCAGCTGGAGGACAACTCCTCGCTGCACGCCTTCACCAAGCGTCTGCTCAACATCCGCCGCCGCCATCCGGTGTTCCGTCGTCGCCGCTTCCTCGCGGGAGGCCCCCTCGGCGCCAACGTCCGCGACCGTGACATCGCCTGGCTGGTCCCCTCCGGCAAGCTGATGACGCAGGACGACTGGGACTTCAAGTTCGGCAAGGCCCTCATGGTCTACCTCAACGGTAACGCGATCAGCGAACCCGACAGCCGCGGCGAGAAGATCACGGATGATTCCTTCATCCTCATGTTCAACGCCCACTACGAGGAGATCGAGTTCACCCTGCCGCCGCGCGCCTTCGGTGTCCGGTGGCAGCTGCTGGTCGACACGACCGAGGAAATCGGCTACCCCGTCGAGGCCTCCATCATCGACGCGAAGGGGACCATCACGGTCCCGGCGCGCGCGACGATGGTGCTCAAGCAGATCGAACCGCCGGTGTACGACGAAGCCGACGAGATCGAGGTCGTGGACGAGGCCGAGCGGAAGAAGGATCTCGGCCAGGCCGGCGACAAGGTGACCGCAGACTCCACCGCCACTGCAGAGGCCACCGCCGCTGCGGAGGTCGAGGAGGTTGAAGAAGTCGCGCCCGAGGTCGAGGAGGTTGAAGCGGAGGAGCCCGAGGTCGAGGAGCCCGAGGTCGAGGAGCCCGAGGTCGAGGAGACTGAAGAGCCCGAAGCGGAAGAGCCGGAGGTCAAGAAGACTCCATTCACTGTCTTCTCCGAGGAAGCCGACCTCGCCGCGAAGCGTCGGGCAGCTCTGCACGACGAGTACACCGACACGGAGTAA
- a CDS encoding TetR family transcriptional regulator, which yields MQLTRDSIVAAAVEILDSYGLADMTMRRVATSLGVAPGALYWHIANKQQLIAAIAAEILAPALVDAPATQAGLPARLREAMLAHRDGAELVAAALSQPESETRAVVEKQLEQTLRGDEDLTRVGAASLLHLVLGATSLEQAQRQHAVDTGAELPVEASADFHRGVDLLLAGLRVATQSSESAPEPL from the coding sequence GTGCAGTTGACCCGGGATTCCATTGTCGCCGCCGCCGTGGAGATCCTCGACTCCTACGGTCTGGCGGACATGACCATGCGGCGGGTGGCCACCTCCCTGGGAGTGGCCCCCGGCGCCTTGTACTGGCATATCGCCAACAAACAGCAGCTGATTGCGGCTATCGCGGCGGAGATCCTCGCACCGGCGCTTGTCGACGCCCCCGCCACCCAGGCCGGACTCCCCGCCCGGCTGCGCGAGGCGATGCTGGCGCACCGTGACGGCGCAGAACTTGTCGCCGCCGCGCTCTCGCAGCCTGAATCGGAGACGCGGGCGGTCGTCGAGAAGCAGCTGGAGCAGACCCTGCGGGGAGATGAAGATCTCACCCGGGTCGGCGCCGCCTCGCTCCTCCATCTGGTCCTCGGCGCCACCTCCCTCGAGCAGGCGCAGAGACAGCACGCGGTGGACACGGGCGCGGAGCTCCCCGTGGAGGCGTCCGCCGACTTCCATCGTGGCGTCGATCTGCTGCTTGCGGGACTCCGTGTGGCGACGCAGTCCAGTGAATCCGCACCCGAACCACTATGA
- a CDS encoding histidinol-phosphate transaminase, which translates to MSRLTLDQLPLREELRGQSPYGAPQLDVPVRLNTNENPYPPSQALIDDLVETVANIASELNRYPDRDAVDLREALADYVTEQTGVAVTRDNLWAANGSNETLQQLLQAFGGPGRSVLGFQPSYSMHPILAAGTQTEFLNCPRGADFRIDIDAALAAITEHRPDVIFVTTPNNPTGDVTSIESLRLLLDAAPGIVIVDEAYGEFSPSPSAVTLLAEYPATLVVSRTMSKAFDFAGGRLGYFVADPAFVEAVMLVRLPYHLSVLSQAAATVALRHRGDTLATVEKLSQERVRVVAGLEELGYLVVPSESNFVFFGPFEDQHVAWRKFLDRGVLIRDVGVAGHLRTTIGLPSENDAFLAAAAAVIKEK; encoded by the coding sequence ATGAGCCGACTCACTCTCGACCAGCTTCCCCTGCGCGAGGAGCTGCGCGGCCAGTCCCCCTACGGGGCGCCACAGCTCGACGTGCCCGTGCGTCTGAACACCAACGAGAACCCGTACCCGCCCTCGCAGGCGCTCATCGACGATCTCGTGGAGACGGTGGCGAACATCGCCTCCGAACTCAACCGTTACCCCGACCGGGACGCCGTCGATCTGCGCGAGGCGCTGGCGGATTACGTCACCGAACAGACCGGCGTGGCCGTCACCAGGGACAACCTGTGGGCCGCCAACGGTTCCAACGAGACCCTCCAGCAGCTGCTCCAGGCCTTCGGCGGCCCGGGGCGCAGCGTCCTGGGTTTCCAGCCCTCCTACTCGATGCACCCGATCCTGGCGGCGGGCACGCAGACGGAGTTCCTCAACTGTCCGCGCGGCGCGGACTTCCGCATCGACATCGATGCCGCGCTCGCCGCCATCACCGAGCATCGTCCCGACGTCATCTTCGTCACCACCCCGAACAACCCCACCGGTGACGTCACCTCGATCGAGTCGCTGCGGCTGCTTCTCGACGCCGCCCCCGGCATCGTCATCGTCGACGAGGCCTACGGCGAATTCTCGCCGTCCCCCTCCGCGGTGACCCTGCTCGCCGAGTACCCGGCCACACTCGTGGTGTCGCGGACGATGTCGAAGGCGTTCGACTTCGCCGGCGGCCGTCTCGGTTACTTCGTCGCCGATCCCGCCTTCGTCGAGGCGGTCATGCTGGTCCGCCTGCCGTACCATCTGTCGGTGCTCAGCCAGGCCGCGGCCACCGTCGCGCTGCGGCACCGCGGGGACACGCTCGCGACCGTCGAGAAGCTCTCGCAGGAACGTGTCCGCGTGGTCGCGGGCCTCGAGGAACTGGGTTACCTGGTCGTGCCCAGCGAGTCGAACTTCGTCTTCTTCGGCCCCTTCGAGGATCAGCACGTCGCCTGGCGGAAGTTCCTCGACCGCGGCGTCCTCATCCGTGACGTCGGCGTCGCCGGCCACCTGCGCACCACCATCGGTCTGCCCTCGGAGAACGACGCGTTCCTCGCCGCCGCAGCCGCAGTAATCAAGGAGAAGTAA
- a CDS encoding MFS transporter: MWKAPGFIPTLIAVFAAFGSWSLLLPVIPLAALDAGHSTTLAGASTGIFMAATVATQIFTPTALRRIGYNPVMVASAFMLGVPALGHLLGLEAWNLLLFSALRGIGFGALTVAESALIAELVPSRFLGKASGMLGVFIGISQMICLPLGLFLAGRVGYPVVYVTAAAIALVAAVMCLRIPRIRAHPRARASSQEHVVSAPVWKLVLVPALSVTSLSMSFGAVSSFLPAAVQELDPVTGSVIAGLILSITGGAAMILRYGSGIIADRNGRPGATMIPGQVMGFAGVLLMALVVANGWSAWWLVVAGILFGGGFGMVQNEALLSMFFRLPRSRVSEASAVWNISFDAGTGLGSFLLGAVAAQAAYSGAYAVGAAIVALGLLATIADRLVGRKRHRGG; this comes from the coding sequence ATGTGGAAGGCCCCCGGTTTCATCCCGACCCTCATCGCGGTATTCGCCGCGTTCGGCTCCTGGTCGCTGCTGCTGCCCGTCATTCCCCTCGCGGCGCTCGACGCCGGGCACAGCACCACGCTTGCAGGGGCCTCCACCGGTATCTTCATGGCCGCCACCGTGGCCACCCAGATCTTCACCCCGACGGCCCTCCGGCGCATCGGTTACAACCCGGTGATGGTGGCGTCGGCGTTCATGCTCGGTGTGCCCGCCCTCGGGCACCTGCTGGGCCTGGAAGCCTGGAACCTGCTGCTCTTCTCCGCCCTGCGTGGCATCGGCTTCGGGGCCTTGACCGTGGCGGAATCCGCGTTGATCGCCGAGCTGGTGCCCTCCCGGTTCCTGGGCAAGGCCTCGGGCATGCTGGGCGTCTTCATCGGAATCTCGCAGATGATCTGCCTGCCCCTCGGCCTGTTCCTGGCGGGCCGGGTGGGTTACCCGGTGGTCTACGTCACGGCTGCCGCCATTGCACTGGTGGCCGCGGTGATGTGCCTGCGGATCCCGCGGATCAGGGCGCATCCCAGGGCCAGGGCATCGTCGCAGGAACACGTCGTCAGCGCCCCCGTCTGGAAACTGGTGCTGGTCCCCGCCTTGTCCGTCACCAGCCTGTCCATGAGCTTCGGTGCGGTGTCCTCCTTTCTCCCGGCGGCGGTACAGGAACTGGACCCGGTCACGGGTTCTGTCATCGCCGGCCTCATCCTCTCGATAACGGGCGGTGCCGCGATGATCCTGCGCTACGGATCAGGCATCATCGCGGACCGCAACGGTCGTCCCGGTGCGACGATGATCCCCGGCCAGGTCATGGGATTCGCCGGTGTCCTGCTCATGGCCCTGGTGGTCGCCAACGGCTGGTCGGCGTGGTGGCTGGTCGTGGCGGGCATTCTCTTCGGCGGCGGCTTCGGCATGGTGCAGAACGAGGCCCTGCTGAGCATGTTCTTCCGTCTGCCACGTTCGCGCGTGTCCGAGGCCTCCGCTGTGTGGAACATCTCCTTCGACGCCGGCACGGGGCTCGGTTCCTTCCTCCTGGGGGCCGTGGCCGCGCAGGCCGCCTACTCCGGGGCCTACGCCGTCGGCGCGGCCATCGTGGCGCTCGGTCTGCTCGCGACGATCGCCGACCGGCTCGTCGGCAGGAAGCGGCACCGGGGCGGGTGA
- the hisB gene encoding imidazoleglycerol-phosphate dehydratase HisB: MTDRIGRATRTTSESDITVEINLDGTGQVDIDTGLPFFDHMLTAFGVHGSFDLKVHAKGDTEIDAHHTVEDTAIVLGTALLDAVGDKKSIRRFGSRQLPMDETLVESVVDISGRPYFVMRGEPDQMITAVIGGHYATVINEHFFETLALNARITLHVICHYGRDPHHITEAEYKAVARALREAVEIDPRVHGVPSTKGAL, from the coding sequence ATGACCGACCGCATCGGCCGCGCCACCCGCACGACCTCCGAGTCCGACATCACCGTCGAGATCAACCTCGACGGCACAGGTCAGGTGGACATCGACACCGGCCTGCCGTTCTTCGACCACATGCTCACCGCATTCGGCGTCCACGGTTCCTTCGACCTGAAGGTGCACGCCAAGGGCGATACCGAGATCGACGCCCACCACACCGTCGAGGACACCGCCATCGTGCTGGGCACCGCGCTTCTTGACGCCGTCGGTGACAAGAAGAGCATCCGTCGCTTCGGTTCCCGCCAGCTGCCGATGGACGAGACCCTCGTGGAGTCGGTCGTCGACATCTCCGGCCGACCCTACTTCGTCATGCGCGGAGAGCCGGACCAGATGATCACCGCGGTCATCGGAGGCCACTACGCCACGGTGATCAACGAGCACTTCTTCGAGACGCTCGCCCTCAACGCCCGCATCACCCTGCACGTGATCTGCCACTACGGTCGCGACCCGCACCACATCACCGAGGCCGAGTACAAGGCCGTCGCCCGTGCTCTGCGCGAGGCCGTCGAGATCGATCCCCGGGTCCACGGCGTGCCGTCGACCAAGGGGGCCCTGTAA
- the hisD gene encoding histidinol dehydrogenase: MLTVIDLRGRTPSTSELRRALPRGGTDVNAVLPTVAPIVDAVREHGARAALEYGEKFDGVTPASVKVPADVVAAALASLDEDVITALNEVISRVRKVHAEQKPAPHTTTLAEGATVTEVHLPIERVGLYVPGGKAVYPSSVIMNVVPAQEAGCSSLVVASPPQADHEGWPHPTILAACHLLGVDEIWAVGGAQAVALLAYGDDEAGLEPVDIVTGPGNIFVTAAKRLVQGVVGIDAEAGPSEIAVLADASADPVYIAYDLISQAEHDDLAASVLITDSAELAEKVDAEIDARYTVTRNADRVAGALGGRQSGIVLVDDLEQGIAVADAYAAEHLEIHTENPRQVAERIRHAGAIFVGAYSPVPLGDYAAGSNHVLPTSGTARFSSGLSTHTFLREVNLIEYDRVALKEIGPHIIALADAEDLPAHGESIRARFEAMGEQN; this comes from the coding sequence ATGCTCACTGTGATCGACCTGCGCGGTCGTACCCCGTCCACCAGCGAACTACGCCGCGCACTGCCGCGCGGCGGCACTGACGTCAACGCGGTCCTGCCGACCGTCGCCCCGATCGTCGACGCGGTGCGTGAGCACGGCGCTCGGGCCGCCCTCGAGTACGGCGAGAAATTCGACGGCGTCACCCCGGCGAGCGTGAAGGTGCCGGCGGACGTCGTCGCGGCCGCCCTCGCCAGCCTCGATGAGGACGTGATCACGGCGCTCAATGAGGTGATCTCCCGGGTCCGGAAGGTCCACGCCGAGCAGAAGCCGGCCCCCCACACCACGACCCTGGCGGAGGGGGCAACGGTCACCGAGGTCCATCTGCCCATCGAGCGCGTCGGTCTGTACGTGCCGGGCGGTAAGGCCGTCTACCCTTCCAGCGTGATCATGAACGTGGTCCCCGCCCAGGAGGCAGGCTGTTCCTCTCTGGTGGTGGCTTCACCGCCGCAGGCGGACCACGAGGGCTGGCCGCACCCCACCATTCTGGCGGCCTGCCACCTGCTGGGCGTGGACGAGATCTGGGCCGTCGGAGGCGCCCAGGCTGTGGCACTGCTGGCCTATGGAGATGATGAGGCCGGCCTGGAGCCGGTCGACATCGTCACCGGTCCGGGCAACATCTTCGTCACCGCGGCCAAGCGCCTGGTGCAGGGCGTCGTGGGCATCGACGCCGAGGCGGGCCCCTCGGAGATCGCCGTTCTCGCGGATGCCTCCGCCGACCCGGTCTACATCGCCTACGACCTCATCTCCCAGGCCGAGCACGATGACCTGGCGGCCTCCGTGCTCATCACCGATTCCGCCGAGTTGGCGGAGAAGGTCGACGCGGAGATCGACGCCCGTTACACCGTCACCCGCAACGCCGATCGGGTCGCCGGCGCCCTGGGGGGCCGGCAGTCCGGCATCGTCCTGGTCGATGATCTGGAGCAGGGCATCGCCGTCGCCGACGCGTACGCCGCCGAGCACCTGGAGATCCACACCGAGAACCCCCGTCAGGTCGCCGAACGCATCCGCCACGCCGGCGCCATCTTCGTCGGCGCCTACTCGCCCGTGCCGCTGGGCGACTACGCCGCCGGTTCCAACCACGTGCTGCCGACCTCCGGCACCGCCCGTTTCTCCTCCGGCCTGTCCACCCACACCTTCCTGCGCGAGGTCAACCTCATCGAGTACGACCGGGTTGCGCTCAAGGAAATCGGCCCGCACATCATCGCCCTGGCTGACGCCGAGGACCTGCCGGCTCACGGAGAGTCCATCCGTGCCCGCTTCGAGGCCATGGGGGAGCAGAACTAG
- a CDS encoding YbjN domain-containing protein has protein sequence MVTLTEVYVAAEKFDFHCYVGADRLVFPWHDHLVTAYLDERNPSALVFDTDLRSTIGMEHTAVLARTITSWNHERLGPTLSLRVGDEGAISLHARSSMLTGTGLSPEQLEDFVRLSMETTRLAVDHLIEDFPELALPDTDDNSARRRKQDTAALDGPLPRDRHVNVNKLDDDVMRLREIDHRRTQEEIDTLDDFDFDPDEEYSASMSTDHDWDGEGEDWEDSTPEEVTLSRIRETLAGMGIEKTHGDDDVIIAWINDILFGFFLDNGPSYLIKGRWDPNLDADADYLRMFLLCNDWNESSITTKAFCHEDDEGLQIRVEFTASVREGLTELQLEHNTAVAINHVLHAIDAISSDSTGESAVTWP, from the coding sequence ATGGTCACTCTGACCGAGGTGTACGTCGCCGCCGAGAAGTTCGACTTCCACTGTTATGTGGGCGCGGACCGGCTGGTGTTTCCCTGGCACGACCACCTGGTGACGGCCTACCTCGACGAACGCAATCCCTCGGCGCTGGTGTTCGACACGGATCTGCGCAGCACGATCGGGATGGAGCACACGGCGGTGCTGGCCCGCACGATCACCTCCTGGAACCACGAGCGCCTGGGCCCCACCCTCTCGCTGCGGGTTGGCGACGAAGGGGCGATCAGCCTGCATGCCCGATCCAGCATGCTCACCGGCACCGGCCTCTCACCCGAGCAACTCGAGGACTTCGTCCGGCTGTCGATGGAGACCACACGACTGGCGGTGGACCACCTCATCGAGGACTTCCCCGAGCTGGCGCTGCCGGACACGGACGACAATTCGGCGCGACGCCGCAAACAGGACACCGCCGCCCTGGACGGCCCCCTCCCCCGGGACCGTCACGTGAACGTGAACAAGCTCGACGACGACGTCATGCGCCTGCGCGAGATCGACCACCGGCGCACCCAGGAGGAGATCGACACCCTCGACGACTTCGACTTCGACCCTGACGAGGAGTACTCCGCCAGCATGAGCACTGATCACGACTGGGACGGAGAAGGCGAAGACTGGGAGGATTCCACCCCGGAGGAGGTCACCCTCTCCCGGATCCGCGAGACCCTGGCGGGCATGGGCATAGAAAAGACCCACGGCGATGACGACGTGATCATCGCCTGGATCAATGACATCCTGTTCGGGTTCTTCCTGGACAACGGGCCCAGTTACCTGATCAAGGGCCGCTGGGACCCGAACCTGGACGCGGACGCGGACTACCTCCGGATGTTCCTGCTGTGCAACGACTGGAACGAATCGTCCATCACCACGAAGGCCTTCTGCCACGAGGATGACGAGGGCCTGCAGATCAGGGTGGAGTTCACCGCCTCAGTGCGCGAGGGACTGACCGAGCTGCAGCTGGAGCACAACACCGCCGTGGCGATCAATCACGTGCTCCACGCAATTGACGCCATCAGCTCCGACTCGACGGGCGAATCCGCGGTCACCTGGCCCTGA